From Elaeis guineensis isolate ETL-2024a chromosome 16, EG11, whole genome shotgun sequence, a single genomic window includes:
- the LOC105058966 gene encoding uncharacterized protein — protein sequence MAVFRRGLPKSGYQTAIFAAKVAFLLAGILSIAAVARIAVPYAASLLASAVPRTWDALSTWLVPPYLFITVHLIIIVIWKLSDHKHHHQTHSWPADDMSPDAPQPLKPKYLGAAPLLTKPSPEIWREFSHHPPESEAATPAMAKEPADPSPPSDASCLTTESDEKSTASSRLDIKKSIVSAPESVEPVEEEEEEAPVPVLEIEENNSMDDTWKAIMQRSSSSRSEAAAGRGIRLPEVVRAAPVVADPDEMNRRFEDFIKKKKDEIRLQRHELD from the coding sequence ATGGCCGTCTTCCGACGGGGCCTTCCGAAGTCCGGCTACCAGACCGCGATCTTTGCCGCCAAGGTCGCCTTCCTTCTCGCCGGAATCTTGTCCATTGCCGCTGTCGCCAGGATCGCCGTCCCCTACGCCGCCTCTCTTCTCGCCTCCGCCGTACCCCGCACCTGGGATGCCCTCAGCACCTGGCTCGTCCCCCCTTACCTCTTCATCACCGTCCATCTCATCATCATCGTCATCTGGAAGCTCTCCGACCACAAACACCACCACCAAACCCACTCGTGGCCCGCCGACGACATGTCGCCGGACGCTCCCCAACCCCTCAAGCCCAAATATCTCGGGGCTGCTCCTCTTCTCACCAAGCCCTCGCCGGAGATCTGGCGCGAATTCTCCCACCACCCGCCGGAATCCGAGGCGGCGACGCCGGCTATGGCGAAGGAACCCGCCGATCCCTCACCGCCGTCGGACGCGTCGTGCCTCACGACGGAGTCCGACGAGAAGTCCACCGCTTCGTCACGCCTCGACATCAAGAAAAGTATCGTGTCGGCGCCGGAGAGTGTCGAgccggtggaggaggaggaggaggaggcgccgGTGCCGGTGCTGGAGATCGAGGAGAACAACTCGATGGACGACACGTGGAAGGCGATCATGCAGAGATCGAGTTCCTCCCGGTCGGAGGCGGCGGCCGGAAGGGGGATAAGGCTGCCGGAGGTGGTTAGGGCGGCGCCGGTGGTGGCGGATCCCGATGAGATGAATCGGCGGTTCGAGGATTtcataaagaagaagaaagatgagatccggctccagAGGCACGAGTTGGATTAG